Proteins encoded by one window of Sphaerochaeta sp.:
- a CDS encoding putative DNA binding domain-containing protein, whose amino-acid sequence MEDFELQNIEYKVIWKKEFLDEICGMANASGGKIYIGKDDDGNTVDLGVNETRRLLETIPNSIVQALNYSNVSVDAKRDDNGLYIEIIVHKSDSPVFYQGSMYKRIGTANFKVEGTQQQNALIEVRNRTWDSSVVDNVSIDDLDEESFQIFREEAVASGRISGKALESREKILEELELIKDGKLTVAAVLLFHRKPSKVVPGASILIGKMRNDADVVSSDEIKGSLMMLSRSILDILKVKYLYALISYDMPTRIETYPYPFDALREAVFNSLMHNDWSSGQSILIKVYDHSLSILNRAIVDEDWTVEHHKSRHINPLISNAFNKAGLVEKFGTGITKMIDSCKDAGNPEPLFETASTGLDFCVTFQASKLYKAIEKYRALNSDSVVDYRKVLAQMDKLTEESPVGSINDTDGSLNGRINEADGRLTRFLANKKTAETSEEDSVYFRKVRILSELKGKPQSTIEQLVSVLAIPERTIYRDIEWLRENGYLERLGSKKSGSWHVIKELE is encoded by the coding sequence ATGGAAGATTTCGAATTGCAGAACATAGAATACAAAGTCATCTGGAAGAAGGAGTTTCTTGATGAGATTTGTGGAATGGCCAACGCTTCCGGTGGGAAGATATATATCGGCAAAGATGACGATGGCAACACTGTGGATCTTGGAGTCAATGAGACCAGAAGATTGCTTGAAACAATTCCTAACAGCATAGTCCAGGCTCTGAACTACTCTAATGTCTCTGTTGATGCAAAAAGAGATGACAATGGCCTCTATATCGAGATTATAGTTCACAAATCAGACTCTCCTGTCTTCTATCAGGGAAGCATGTACAAGCGTATCGGGACTGCCAATTTCAAAGTGGAAGGAACTCAGCAGCAGAATGCTTTGATTGAAGTCAGGAACAGGACATGGGATTCATCTGTTGTAGACAATGTCTCGATTGATGACCTCGATGAAGAGAGTTTCCAGATCTTCAGGGAAGAGGCTGTTGCATCTGGCCGCATAAGCGGCAAAGCCCTTGAAAGCAGAGAGAAGATTCTTGAAGAGCTTGAGCTTATCAAAGATGGAAAGCTTACCGTTGCTGCTGTTCTCCTGTTCCATAGAAAACCATCAAAAGTGGTACCAGGCGCATCCATACTTATTGGCAAGATGAGAAATGATGCGGATGTAGTGAGCAGTGATGAGATAAAAGGATCTCTGATGATGCTCAGCAGAAGCATCCTTGATATCCTGAAGGTGAAATATCTTTATGCACTCATATCCTACGACATGCCTACAAGGATTGAGACATATCCATACCCGTTTGATGCACTTAGAGAAGCAGTTTTCAACTCTTTAATGCATAACGACTGGTCATCTGGCCAGTCCATTCTGATTAAGGTTTATGATCATTCGCTCAGCATACTCAACAGGGCTATTGTTGATGAGGACTGGACTGTAGAACACCATAAATCTAGGCATATCAATCCGCTCATATCAAATGCATTCAATAAAGCCGGACTTGTTGAAAAATTCGGAACAGGAATCACCAAGATGATTGATTCATGCAAGGACGCTGGAAATCCTGAACCATTGTTTGAGACAGCTTCCACTGGCCTTGATTTCTGCGTGACATTCCAGGCTTCCAAACTATACAAGGCAATCGAAAAATATAGGGCATTGAATAGCGACTCTGTTGTTGACTACCGAAAGGTACTTGCCCAGATGGATAAACTGACAGAGGAAAGTCCTGTTGGCAGTATAAATGATACTGATGGCAGTTTAAATGGCAGAATAAATGAAGCTGATGGCAGATTAACCAGATTCTTGGCAAATAAGAAAACTGCAGAGACTTCAGAAGAAGATTCTGTATATTTCAGGAAGGTACGGATTCTTTCGGAACTGAAAGGAAAACCTCAAAGCACAATTGAACAATTGGTATCAGTATTGGCTATTCCAGAAAGAACAATCTACAGGGATATTGAGTGGTTGAGAGAAAACGGCTATCTGGAACGTCTTGGCTCAAAGAAATCTGGTTCATGGCATGTAATCAAGGAGCTTGAATAA
- the pglZ gene encoding BREX-1 system phosphatase PglZ type A, translated as MNDTLLSNLAKQFESHRVVFWYDPSSEFSDQLDLMPDDVTLIRASEYNDFAIKYRLLTEEPEKKFLVYYEKDEPEYEDNWLLDIQLANTVFRTDKESIILSDLDLPHAFIGTLRKHLPFFDNKKLVKKLDSLVSPDMSEDAFEHLLLAITAGEDSFNLQMIIDSLVADYADDGDLYETVKEYGLDSLLWNDIATLYGYSKENPGIEDFYLSVYETSLQHFLGSATALQADAYGLLKHWKDSAKFKDSGLYKTLSDKAAEELSAPKHLADISIESLSAFDDYAFVEEEIIARLTASALNQTMGLEAIRQIAERRRSSFWYSEYSSAYQSIVLAKTMLDAVKNISFTMDSPDAGISKYVKEWSHIDNAYRNFKIQVHGCLNINSDMEALSDKVEASYVTNFLIPLGEKWTPFAKEMLEKGWRTEGGIQRQGIFYHYNIKNLQLRGNKAVVLISDAMRYEIGEELVSEINSQQRYKAAIQPLLASAPTYTQLGMASLLPHETLMISPDGSAVYADGVSTQGIVNREKILKNASDGKAVALDSDDVLKMKSDDLRTVIKDNSVIYVYHDLIDREGEDNLFKASHEAIDELKNIIRKLGSSNANTIYVTADHGFLFQESDLESHQYISDGSVRGKDVHQVSGRRCAIGYDLVPSDSLMIAKLKDIGLSNEDDLEVAFPNSILRMRVQGANTNFVHGGLSLQEIIIPLIKVDKARKDDITDVSIEILTNLKTITTGSVAVTFFQEDYVSDKVQGYEATFGFYSQDGTAISDIEKRTIASEAIDPKKREFQIVFYLNKESEKYNRRPVFLRIQKILPSGRTLMIAEKECILSRSISSDFDF; from the coding sequence ATGAATGATACCTTGTTAAGCAATCTCGCAAAGCAATTTGAATCACATAGGGTCGTTTTCTGGTATGATCCATCTTCAGAGTTCTCAGATCAGCTTGATCTGATGCCGGATGATGTTACGCTCATCAGAGCTTCGGAATACAATGACTTTGCAATCAAGTACAGACTCCTGACAGAAGAGCCAGAGAAGAAGTTCTTGGTCTACTATGAGAAGGATGAGCCTGAGTATGAGGACAACTGGCTTCTCGATATCCAGCTTGCAAACACGGTGTTCAGAACGGACAAGGAATCCATTATCCTCTCAGATCTGGATTTGCCGCATGCTTTCATAGGAACTCTAAGAAAGCATCTTCCGTTCTTCGACAACAAGAAACTTGTGAAGAAGCTTGATTCATTGGTAAGCCCGGATATGAGTGAGGATGCCTTTGAACATCTGCTTCTTGCGATTACAGCTGGAGAAGACTCCTTCAATCTCCAGATGATCATCGATTCCCTTGTTGCTGACTATGCTGATGACGGAGATCTTTATGAGACGGTAAAGGAATACGGGCTTGATTCACTCTTATGGAATGATATTGCTACTCTCTACGGCTATTCGAAGGAAAATCCGGGTATAGAAGATTTCTATCTTTCGGTATACGAGACATCACTTCAGCACTTTCTTGGTTCTGCAACAGCACTCCAGGCGGATGCATATGGTCTACTGAAACACTGGAAGGATTCGGCAAAATTCAAAGATTCCGGACTATATAAAACACTCTCAGATAAAGCAGCTGAGGAACTTTCTGCGCCTAAGCATCTGGCTGATATCTCCATCGAGTCTCTCTCTGCCTTTGATGATTATGCCTTCGTCGAAGAAGAGATCATCGCAAGGCTTACAGCAAGTGCACTGAATCAGACAATGGGATTAGAAGCAATCAGGCAGATTGCAGAGAGAAGGAGAAGTTCATTCTGGTACTCAGAGTACAGCTCAGCTTATCAGAGCATAGTGCTGGCAAAGACGATGCTGGATGCTGTGAAGAACATCTCATTCACAATGGACAGCCCTGATGCCGGAATCAGCAAGTATGTTAAAGAATGGTCTCATATAGACAATGCATACAGAAACTTCAAGATCCAAGTCCATGGATGCCTGAACATCAATTCAGACATGGAGGCACTTTCAGATAAAGTCGAAGCATCTTATGTGACCAATTTCCTCATTCCTCTTGGAGAGAAGTGGACACCGTTTGCAAAGGAAATGCTTGAGAAAGGCTGGCGGACAGAGGGAGGAATCCAGCGACAAGGAATCTTCTATCACTATAACATCAAGAATCTACAGTTAAGGGGAAACAAGGCTGTTGTCCTCATTTCTGATGCAATGCGTTATGAAATTGGCGAAGAGCTTGTAAGCGAAATAAATTCCCAGCAAAGATACAAGGCAGCAATCCAGCCTCTGCTTGCATCAGCGCCGACATACACTCAGCTTGGCATGGCATCTCTGCTTCCGCATGAGACGCTTATGATCTCTCCCGATGGAAGCGCAGTCTATGCGGATGGTGTAAGCACACAGGGGATTGTGAATAGGGAAAAGATCCTGAAGAATGCATCAGATGGTAAGGCCGTGGCATTGGATTCAGATGATGTCCTCAAGATGAAGAGCGATGATCTCAGGACTGTCATCAAGGACAACTCTGTAATCTATGTCTACCATGACCTCATTGACCGTGAGGGAGAGGACAATCTTTTCAAGGCATCTCATGAGGCAATTGATGAGCTTAAAAACATCATCAGAAAACTTGGATCTTCCAATGCGAATACAATCTATGTCACAGCAGATCACGGCTTCCTGTTCCAGGAGAGTGACCTTGAGTCTCATCAGTACATCTCTGACGGATCTGTCAGAGGAAAGGATGTCCATCAGGTCAGTGGAAGACGTTGTGCAATAGGCTACGACCTTGTGCCCTCTGATTCCCTTATGATTGCAAAGCTGAAGGATATAGGACTCTCTAACGAGGATGACCTCGAAGTTGCATTCCCCAATTCAATTCTCAGGATGAGAGTGCAGGGAGCGAACACGAACTTCGTACATGGAGGACTCTCTCTTCAGGAGATCATCATCCCTCTCATCAAAGTCGATAAGGCCCGCAAGGACGACATAACAGATGTCTCAATCGAGATACTCACGAATCTGAAGACAATCACCACAGGAAGTGTCGCTGTGACGTTCTTCCAGGAGGATTATGTCTCAGACAAGGTTCAGGGCTATGAAGCCACATTCGGCTTCTATTCTCAGGACGGTACTGCAATCTCTGATATCGAGAAGAGGACAATTGCAAGTGAGGCGATAGATCCGAAGAAGAGGGAATTCCAGATTGTGTTCTACCTGAACAAGGAATCTGAGAAATACAACAGACGGCCAGTGTTCCTGAGAATACAGAAGATCCTTCCATCCGGCAGGACTCTGATGATTGCTGAAAAGGAATGCATTCTCTCACGCTCGATTAGTTCGGATTTTGATTTCTAG
- the brxL gene encoding BREX system Lon protease-like protein BrxL, with the protein MKEFDQKIHDAFPGLVVRKDLVKEVKGNAIVPSYVLEYLLGQYCATDDQETVKAGIESVKSILAAHYVHRNEANKIRAEISERGQKKVIDMISVTFNEKKDTYEASFSNLGISKVLVDSDTIKKHQKLLVNGVWCIATVSYQLDEESKDSSPWHIENLKPIQLSNFDFDMFLAGRKQFTSEEWIDVLMQSIGFNPEMFSKRLKLLHLLRLVPFVERNYNLIELGPKGTGKSHIYSEMSPYGMLLSGGEVTVAKLFVNNNRNQLGLVGFWDVVAFDEFAGQAKKVDKALVDIMKNYMANKSFSRGIETMHAEASMVFVGNTKHTVPYMLKNSDLFEELPSAYHDSAFIDRIHAFVPGWEFDSIRFDMFSDGYGFIVDYLAEMLRYMRNRDYSNIYQDYFTLSSDITTRDKDGINKTFSGLMKLIYPNGEATKEEAKEILEFAIEQRKRVKDQLVRIDATFYDTEFSYLDNSSKEKIQILAREEKEFPELYKKQASEASPEEKRKPEKQQAEDTQTIPDSLKSNAKILGPLFPSPKAGNFRYEEDQSGVSYEKLFGEYLEGATRIEIQDPYIIKPYQTRNLMEFLEVVYHHKKPEDEVTVSLLTKADRDYFEDQDMRLSRIKDSAALIGIDFEYSYDGTDTIHDRNIILNNGWKIILGRGLDIFQVFDTDMLSFASKVQEIRKCKAFEITYILQGM; encoded by the coding sequence GTGAAAGAGTTTGATCAGAAGATACATGATGCCTTTCCTGGTCTTGTAGTGAGAAAAGACCTGGTGAAGGAAGTGAAGGGAAATGCGATTGTCCCTTCCTACGTGCTTGAATACCTCCTCGGGCAGTACTGTGCTACAGATGATCAGGAAACAGTCAAAGCCGGGATTGAGAGTGTCAAATCAATCCTCGCAGCACACTATGTGCATCGAAATGAGGCAAACAAGATCAGAGCTGAGATAAGCGAGCGTGGACAGAAGAAAGTCATCGACATGATCTCTGTCACATTCAATGAGAAGAAGGACACATACGAAGCGTCTTTCTCCAACCTTGGAATCTCTAAGGTGCTTGTTGATTCCGACACCATCAAGAAACATCAGAAATTGCTTGTGAATGGTGTATGGTGTATTGCTACCGTGAGCTATCAGCTGGATGAGGAATCAAAGGACTCTTCTCCCTGGCATATTGAGAATCTGAAGCCAATACAGCTCTCAAACTTCGACTTCGACATGTTCCTTGCTGGCAGAAAACAATTCACTTCCGAGGAGTGGATCGATGTTCTTATGCAGTCAATTGGATTCAATCCAGAGATGTTTTCAAAGCGCCTCAAACTTCTGCACCTACTCCGCCTTGTGCCATTTGTAGAGAGAAACTACAACCTCATAGAGCTCGGCCCGAAAGGAACTGGAAAGAGCCACATCTATTCTGAGATGTCTCCATATGGAATGCTGCTTTCCGGTGGAGAAGTCACTGTTGCAAAGCTCTTTGTGAACAACAACCGCAATCAGCTTGGACTTGTCGGATTCTGGGATGTCGTTGCATTCGATGAATTCGCAGGACAGGCGAAGAAGGTTGATAAAGCCTTAGTTGATATCATGAAGAACTACATGGCCAACAAATCTTTCTCTCGTGGTATCGAAACGATGCACGCTGAAGCTTCAATGGTCTTTGTCGGCAATACAAAGCATACAGTACCATATATGCTGAAGAACTCGGATCTCTTTGAAGAGCTTCCAAGTGCATACCATGATTCAGCTTTCATCGACCGTATCCATGCTTTCGTTCCTGGATGGGAGTTTGACAGCATTCGCTTTGACATGTTCTCGGATGGTTATGGATTCATAGTTGATTACCTTGCGGAGATGCTCCGCTATATGCGTAACCGTGATTACTCGAACATTTATCAGGACTACTTTACGCTCTCTTCTGATATCACGACAAGAGATAAGGATGGCATTAACAAGACATTCTCCGGACTGATGAAGCTTATCTATCCTAACGGCGAAGCTACAAAGGAAGAGGCAAAAGAGATTCTGGAATTTGCAATTGAACAGAGAAAGAGAGTCAAGGATCAGCTTGTTCGCATAGATGCGACATTCTATGACACTGAGTTCAGTTACCTTGACAATTCTTCAAAAGAGAAGATTCAGATTCTTGCCCGGGAGGAGAAGGAGTTCCCGGAGCTTTACAAGAAGCAGGCAAGCGAGGCAAGCCCTGAAGAAAAGAGAAAGCCAGAGAAACAACAAGCTGAGGATACACAAACCATTCCGGACTCTCTTAAATCCAATGCCAAGATACTGGGGCCTTTGTTTCCTTCTCCAAAAGCAGGCAACTTCCGCTACGAAGAAGATCAGAGCGGAGTATCCTACGAGAAGCTCTTTGGAGAATATCTTGAAGGAGCTACTCGGATTGAGATTCAGGATCCATACATCATCAAGCCTTATCAGACAAGAAATCTGATGGAGTTCCTGGAAGTCGTATATCATCACAAGAAACCGGAAGATGAAGTGACTGTTTCTCTTCTTACAAAAGCTGACAGGGATTACTTTGAAGATCAGGATATGAGACTGTCGAGAATTAAAGACAGCGCAGCTCTCATCGGCATTGATTTCGAATACTCCTATGATGGCACTGATACGATTCATGATAGAAACATCATTTTGAATAATGGTTGGAAGATCATTCTCGGAAGAGGACTCGATATCTTCCAAGTATTCGACACAGATATGCTTTCATTTGCGTCTAAGGTACAGGAAATCAGGAAATGCAAGGCATTTGAAATTACGTATATTTTGCAGGGCATGTAA
- a CDS encoding AAA family ATPase has translation MAQVVPATYIEAPAGYGKTERLVQIVDESTDARKVLLLTHTRAGVAAIKNRLAKYSIASNKYEIATIASFCMYWCKAYPKSARFHYCLPYQYPGTHYYPNLYNSTSRLLNYPWMQHIIKIAYSQVIVDEYQDCTLSQHDLLIGTLGQILPMTILGDPLQGIFYFGQNKSETPCDLYTISQSCEYTSLTIPWRWKQTNPALGQWISNLRQELYKADHNGSGCNIIAPEPTEYISYIPPQDIFEKLPELSDKENTIAFIARNEDIQLFFNRRTGGRYGYHEKKDDTILTEKLKELDAQVTNLSLLFDIFKIVFSNIDKHLSTMQEKIAQQNFDGWKRNNYPDLLQLFKDLAEISSNESEQKNRYSKIKEILIWVKTHKEFSCVRFGFYKQLTNILECAIINDCSLEEAYNSLYTFTEEILPNKVSTRTVLSKGLEFDAVIIDISGEMDRLASHANNESNRRYYARKSKGNLNYWDVRNFYVAVSRAKKKIYFIGEPNKEIKLKEYKKPKIF, from the coding sequence ATGGCTCAAGTAGTACCTGCCACATATATTGAAGCTCCTGCTGGATATGGAAAGACAGAACGGCTTGTCCAAATTGTAGATGAAAGTACTGACGCCAGAAAGGTTCTTCTGCTCACGCACACAAGAGCAGGTGTTGCAGCAATAAAGAATAGACTTGCTAAATATTCTATTGCTAGTAATAAGTACGAGATTGCTACTATAGCGTCATTCTGCATGTACTGGTGTAAAGCTTATCCTAAATCTGCAAGATTTCACTATTGTTTGCCATATCAATATCCAGGTACACACTATTATCCTAATCTCTACAATTCGACTTCTAGGCTACTGAATTATCCCTGGATGCAACATATAATCAAAATTGCATATTCACAGGTTATAGTAGATGAATACCAAGATTGCACGCTATCGCAGCATGATCTTTTGATTGGTACTTTAGGGCAAATCCTTCCAATGACTATATTAGGTGATCCTCTACAAGGGATATTCTATTTTGGTCAAAATAAAAGTGAAACACCTTGTGATTTATACACCATATCTCAAAGTTGCGAGTATACCTCCTTAACAATACCCTGGAGATGGAAGCAAACAAATCCAGCACTCGGACAATGGATTTCGAATCTGCGACAAGAGCTTTACAAAGCAGACCACAACGGATCTGGATGCAATATTATTGCTCCGGAGCCAACTGAATATATTTCTTACATACCGCCACAAGATATTTTCGAGAAGTTACCTGAACTATCCGACAAAGAAAACACTATAGCATTCATTGCTCGAAATGAAGATATCCAACTGTTCTTCAACAGACGTACTGGTGGTAGATATGGATACCATGAAAAAAAAGATGATACTATCCTGACTGAGAAACTCAAAGAACTTGATGCTCAAGTAACAAATTTATCACTATTGTTTGACATCTTCAAAATTGTATTCTCAAATATTGATAAACACTTATCAACTATGCAGGAAAAAATTGCACAACAAAATTTTGATGGGTGGAAAAGAAATAATTATCCTGATTTACTGCAGCTGTTTAAGGATTTAGCAGAAATTTCTTCTAATGAATCTGAACAAAAGAATAGATATTCCAAAATAAAGGAAATACTTATATGGGTTAAGACTCATAAAGAATTTTCATGTGTAAGGTTTGGATTTTATAAACAACTTACCAATATTTTAGAATGCGCAATTATAAATGATTGTTCTTTGGAGGAAGCGTATAATTCCCTTTATACTTTTACTGAAGAGATTTTGCCAAACAAAGTTTCAACAAGAACAGTATTATCCAAAGGATTGGAGTTCGATGCTGTAATTATTGATATTTCAGGGGAGATGGATCGCCTAGCAAGTCATGCTAACAATGAAAGCAATAGAAGATATTATGCAAGGAAATCCAAAGGTAATCTTAATTATTGGGATGTTCGTAATTTTTACGTTGCTGTCTCACGAGCAAAAAAGAAAATATATTTCATAGGGGAACCAAATAAGGAAATAAAGTTAAAGGAATATAAGAAACCCAAAATCTTTTGA